The nucleotide window GAGTCGATGATCATCACATCTTCGGGCATCGGCACTTTCACATTCGCCATGACAAAATCGACATCCACGATGCTGTGAAACTTCCAGTCAGCCGGCTCGTCGGTTTTGGCGGCATCCTTGGCCAGAGTCGTGGTGGCATATCCGAGAAGCAGTGCCAGACAAAGCATCAGGGATATGACGGTTAATCTTTGGGTCCGCATAACATTCTCCTTTC belongs to Desulfobacterales bacterium and includes:
- a CDS encoding rhodanese-like domain-containing protein, which gives rise to MRTQRLTVISLMLCLALLLGYATTTLAKDAAKTDEPADWKFHSIVDVDFVMANVKVPMPEDVMIIDSRPKRAKYDKGHIPMAVSIPDSQFDKMIAKLPADKNALLIFYCGGLK